The Oceanispirochaeta sp. M1 genome segment GAAACGAATAAAACATCAGATGTTGGATTTTTCATAAGTCTTCAATCAAGTAACTGCGCCTTAATTAGTAATGGATCATTGTTAAAAAATTCATTTGGAAATTGTACTTCATTAAATATTGGATGTAGCTGGCGACGACAAAAAGATTAATCAATTACAAATTCTTATATCTAACTGAATCAACTCGATACATATGATATAGGGAAATGAATGCTAACTTATTACAAAACAAGTTAGCATTTATCACTCATGAATATGACTGTCATCGAAACTTTCTAATTAACCTTTTTCTTCTAGAGGGACATTACATTGTCCGGACATAGGACATCCCGTACAGCCTGAACAACCTGCCCCTTTTTTCTTATCTTTTAAGATTTTCCAGAGGGCTCCTGCAATTAAAAATATGATAACCCCAATAATCAAAATATCAGTTGTTGTCATCATGCAGCCTTCAATGAACTTTTAATCTCTGATCTGTTATTTCTAAGAATGAGATACACAATGAAACCTATTATCGCCACAACTGCCATTAGTCCACCAAGGAATCCACTGCCCAATTCACCCATGGTAAATAATGTTCCCAGCTGATACACAAGAAATGCAACGATATAACCCATTCCCAATTGAAATCCGATTGCCCCCCATAGCCATTTCCTTGATTCCATCTCTGAATTCATAGACCCGATAGCTGCAAAACAGGGAGGTGTGAATAAGTTGAATACCAGATAGGAAAGTGCTGCAACTGCTCCGATTCCAAAGACTGAAACAACTTCAGAACCTCCTGCAACGAGTGCAAGTTCTTCCACATTAATAAAGTTGGTAATTGAAAAAGTTACCGCCAATGTTCCTACAACATTTTCCTTTGCAATAAATCCGGTAATAGCAGCTGCTGCAAACTGCCACAGACCAAATCCAAGAGGAATAAAAATCCATGCTAGAGGTGATGCGATAGAGGCTAGAATACTGGAGCCTGGCATTTCTTCAGTGACAACCTGTAACTGCCAGTTAAAAGTCTGAAGAATTTGAACGACAGCGTTACATATAAGAATAATGGTACCTGCTTTTATAATAAAAGCTTTAGCCCGACTGAACATTGAGATTGTTGCTCTCTTTATGCTGGGAATACGGTATTCAGGAAGTTCAATGAGAAAATATGAGGTCGATTTATCACCAGTAATGAGCCTAATGACTAAACCGCTGACAATAATCATTAGAATTGCCAGAAAATACATTGATGTTCCAACCCAGGCATTATTGTTGAAAAAGATACCGGCAAAAAGAGCTATAATCGGTAATTTTGCACCACAGGGCATGAAGGGAGCCAACATGGCTGTCGTTCTTCTCTGCCTTTCATTTTTTATTGTTCGAGTCGCCATAATTCCGGGAATAGCACAGCCAGTACTGATGATCATAGGAATGATAGATTTACCGGATAATCCAATTTTCTTAAAGTATCTATCCATAATTAGTGCAACACGAGACATATATCCAGAGTCTTCAAGAAGAGCCAGCATAAAAAAGAGTACCATAATCAAAGGAAGGAACCCGACAACAGCCCCTACCCCACCAATTATACCATCGAGTAGGAGTGAACTCAGAACAGGGTTTGTTCCCTCTCCCAGAGCCCCTTCGACAAGACCATAAAAGCCATCAATCCAGCCGACAAGAACATCTGCCAGCCAGGGACCCACCCAGGATTGTGACACTGAAAAGACCAACCATATAATTACTGCAAAAATGGGGATACCCAGCCATTTATGAGCTACAAAACGGTCAACTTTATCCTGTCTAGTCTGTGATGACGATTCCAGTTTCCTTCTTTCTACCTGTGTTACAATGCCAGACACACGATCATATCTCTTCTTATCCAGAGCCTCAATTTCCTCTTTGCTGAATTCTATGATTTTGTCTTTTGGGGAGGGCGCTTTTTGTTTATCACCATTTTTATTTACTGAAACAGCTATATCAATAAGTGATGCTAAACCATTCTGCCTGCTTTCAGTGGCAATAGTCTCAATTACAGGACATTTCAGTACTTCACTTAAAAGCATTGTGTCAATAATAGTACCTTTTTTCTCATTGATATCACACTTATTCAAAGCAACAATTACGGGCACTCCCAGTTCTAATAATTGAGTGGTAAAGAACAGACTTCGACTGATGTTACCGGCATCAACAATATTGATGATTACATCCGGTTTTTCATTAATTACAAAGTCTTTTGTAATAGATTCTTCGCTTGTATATGGTGACATAGAATATGCACCGGGCAGATCAACTACTGTTACGTTTTTTTCATCAGAAATGAATGATGACTTAACCGAGCCCTCTTTTTTTTCTACTGTTACCCCGGGCCAGTTACCCACATGTTCAATTTTCCCTGTAATCGCATTAAACAGTGTCGTTTTACCACTGTTCGGATTACCTGCCAATGCAATTTTCATATCTATCTCCTATTTTCATATCAAAAGCTCTGATATGAGTTATATATGTGCATACTATTTTTATTAGGGATGGCTTCTTTTAGACTTAAAAAAAAAGCCCTTTAAGACTTCTCTTACTTATACAGCTAATTCTTCTATATTTATATCTTCAACAAAAATAGCTGACGCCAGATTTTCATCAAGACTGTATCTTGCATCTTTGATATTAACTATAAAATTTGAAGAAAGTTGTGAGATTATTGTGATTCTTTCCCCTGGATAACAACCTAATGTAAAAAGGAATTCACTCATACCTTCTTCCAGTGCATTGATTCTTACAATGCTATATTCTCTAGCAGTATTTCCCTCATTCAGTTTCATGAAAGTTTCTCCAAAGTTTATTTTTATTCCTGTAAAAATAGTTTATTAAGATTAACTTTTTCTGTCAATAGGTAGTTATGACTAATTTAAGTTGTAACGTATACTATTATTTCGTAATGCTTATATATGATAATACTCAAATAATAACTATTTTAAAAGACATTTTTGTAAATCTATAAATTTCGGAATAGTGGAAATAGTATTCAATATTAGATGCAAATAACCAATTTTCAAAAAATATATTTTTATTATAAATATTTCCATACTTTATTCGTCTTAAAAATTGATACAGGAAAGAAACATGGATTACTGAAAAGGAGTTATAATGAAAACTATAAATACAAATTATGACTATTTAATTACTATATTTATCCTCTCAAAACAGACCGGGACTGTCCGATCGGTTGACATTGCTCACGAAAAAGGAATTTCAAAACCAGCAGTTTGTTCAAGAATGAAACTACTATTAAAGCTTGAATATATAACTATGGATCATAGGGGTATACTTCTTACAGAGACAGGAAAATCCATAGCAGAAACTCTGAATAGAAATTATTCGCTTTTTAAAACTCTTCTTGAAACTATTGGTTTTGATGAGAACAACGCAGATGAAATAGCGTATCATTCAGCACAAATAATGAATCCAAAGTCCTTTAAAGAATGTTCAGATTATATACAGAAAGTTAGTTAGAGCTCTCAGACATCAAAATTTTAGTTTCGTACATACTTATAAACGTAAAACTTGACAAATGATACTCCGTTTACTATAAATGTCTATATATCATAAATTATAGGTCCCAAAAGGCTCTTAAGTGTAGATACAAAAACGACTTTTGTTCTGATGGTGATCATAGAGATCAATCGTCCTCAACGTGGAAACATCGACTTCTGCGTCGACAGTATTGTTGTGAAAAAATGCTTCAAGACTAAAGGAAATATAAATGTCTGCAATGAAAAAGACCCGAAGGATATTAATTCTCACACTGCTGCTGTTAACTTCCTTTGCAAACCATGTTTTTGGTCAGGATAGTATCGAAATCAATGAAATCAGGACAGATCTGGATGGTAAAACAAAGCGTGGTGTACTCCTCAAAGAACTTGGTCTGGAGAGCGGCCAGCAATATGAGAGCCTTGAGGATCTTGAAATTTTCATTCAGTTCCATGTCAATAATTTGCTGAGACGTCGATTATTTAAATCTTTTGAATGGAATATTCTCCCTGCAGGAGAGGGATTGGTAGATATCCAGATACAGTTGGAGGATTCAGTCACATTAATACCAAGACCAATTTTAAAATATTCTACTGCAAGAGGTCTCACTTTCGGACTGAAGGCAGATTATTATAATGCTTTTGGGACTCTGACAGACCACATGGTTCAAGGATATTGGAGTCCTATTGAATTACTTTTTGAGTACAATGTTGATAATATCATAGTCGGAAAATTTCATTTGGGAATGAACATAAAGCAATTTGATGGAACAACACGTTATGGAAATATTGATGGAAATACGGTAGCGGAGTACCGTAGTACATATTCACAGTTAAGCGGTTCCCTGGATATACCCCTTGCTTCAATCAGCCCCTGGACCTATACCGTCACACCACTGTTGTCGTGGCAATACAATCACCGCATGATTTCTAATGAGACAAGCTATCCCGACGAGGTATTTCGAAATTATGGGTTTTCTCCGGGATTGAATCATGGCTTTGTTTTGGATGATGTTGACTGGGTTGGTAATTTCCGTAAGGGATTATATTTCGATATGATGAATTATAATCTCTGGTACACTGGATCGGGGACAAGTGATCTTTTTCTTGAATCTGATCTCAAGGGTTTTATCCCTCTCACTTCATGGTTTGAGATTTCCGGACGCATCAGTGGATTTTATTCATTCACCGGTCCAAGGGATAATGCTGGAGATCGATTACGAGGGGTTGTTGATTACATGACATATGGGGCTTGGGGTAATTACCTGTCACTTCAGACGAATTTTAAAGTATTTGAAACACCTAGAGGCCTCGCCCTTCACCTACGGCCTTTTACAGATATCGGATATGTTTATTCTGAGTATTGGGGCAATGGTCCTGATGCCTGGGAGTATTGCGTTGGATCGACTATTATTGTTTTCTTCAAAGCATTACCCAGCTTGAACCTCAACATCGACTGTGGTTGGGATTTAAAACGTAATATGCCTGAATTGATTATTGAAACCATCTCTTTTTACTGATGAGAGCTAACCGTCAAAAGAAAAGACTGTTACTTTTAATCACATGGAAGAGCTTCAACCTATGATTTGCGATTTCTAAGATTTTGAAAATCCAGTTTCTGTAAGAACATTAATATAATTTCAGAATTATCTATTTTATTTGATAAAAATGTCTATATGCATATTATATAGTTAAATATGAAAAATCCTTGCATCTGTGGGAAAAGGGATAACTGAAGTGATAGCGATCTCTCGGACTGTTCGAAAAAAAGAACACACAGGATGAATGATTAT includes the following:
- a CDS encoding FeoB-associated Cys-rich membrane protein gives rise to the protein MTTTDILIIGVIIFLIAGALWKILKDKKKGAGCSGCTGCPMSGQCNVPLEEKG
- the feoB gene encoding ferrous iron transport protein B, with protein sequence MKIALAGNPNSGKTTLFNAITGKIEHVGNWPGVTVEKKEGSVKSSFISDEKNVTVVDLPGAYSMSPYTSEESITKDFVINEKPDVIINIVDAGNISRSLFFTTQLLELGVPVIVALNKCDINEKKGTIIDTMLLSEVLKCPVIETIATESRQNGLASLIDIAVSVNKNGDKQKAPSPKDKIIEFSKEEIEALDKKRYDRVSGIVTQVERRKLESSSQTRQDKVDRFVAHKWLGIPIFAVIIWLVFSVSQSWVGPWLADVLVGWIDGFYGLVEGALGEGTNPVLSSLLLDGIIGGVGAVVGFLPLIMVLFFMLALLEDSGYMSRVALIMDRYFKKIGLSGKSIIPMIISTGCAIPGIMATRTIKNERQRRTTAMLAPFMPCGAKLPIIALFAGIFFNNNAWVGTSMYFLAILMIIVSGLVIRLITGDKSTSYFLIELPEYRIPSIKRATISMFSRAKAFIIKAGTIILICNAVVQILQTFNWQLQVVTEEMPGSSILASIASPLAWIFIPLGFGLWQFAAAAITGFIAKENVVGTLAVTFSITNFINVEELALVAGGSEVVSVFGIGAVAALSYLVFNLFTPPCFAAIGSMNSEMESRKWLWGAIGFQLGMGYIVAFLVYQLGTLFTMGELGSGFLGGLMAVVAIIGFIVYLILRNNRSEIKSSLKAA
- a CDS encoding FeoA family protein, which gives rise to MKLNEGNTAREYSIVRINALEEGMSEFLFTLGCYPGERITIISQLSSNFIVNIKDARYSLDENLASAIFVEDINIEELAV
- a CDS encoding metal-dependent transcriptional regulator; translated protein: MKTINTNYDYLITIFILSKQTGTVRSVDIAHEKGISKPAVCSRMKLLLKLEYITMDHRGILLTETGKSIAETLNRNYSLFKTLLETIGFDENNADEIAYHSAQIMNPKSFKECSDYIQKVS